Proteins encoded within one genomic window of Canis lupus dingo isolate Sandy chromosome 28, ASM325472v2, whole genome shotgun sequence:
- the ATP5MK gene encoding ATP synthase membrane subunit K, mitochondrial, which produces MAGPETDAQFHFTGIKKYFNSYTLTGRMNCVLATYGGIALMILYFKLRSKKTPAVKAT; this is translated from the exons ATGGCAGGTCCAGAAACTGATGCCCAATTCCATTTCACTggtatcaaaaaatatttcaactcttACACTCTCACAGGTAGAATGAAT tGTGTATTGGCCACATACGGAGGCATTGCTTTGATGATTTTATACTTCAAATTAAGGTCTAAAAAAACACCAGCTGTGAAAGCAACATAA